One Streptomyces sp. NBC_00554 DNA segment encodes these proteins:
- a CDS encoding NAD(P)H-dependent flavin oxidoreductase, with protein MDTAFTRLVGIRHPIVQTGMGWVAGPRLVSATAEAGALGVLASATMTLDQLRDAVREVRSRTDAPFGVNLRADAGDAGDRVRIIIDEGVRVASFALAPSRELIAELKEAGVVVIPSVGARRHAEKVAAWGADAVIVQGGEGGGHTGEVATTVLLPQVVDAVDIPVVAAGGFHDGRGLVAALAYGAAGVAMGTRFLLTSDSTVPDAVKARYLAATVKDVTVTTAVDGLPHRMLRTDFVDSLEKSGRTRALAQAVRRAAGFRKISGLSWPAMIRDGLAMKHGKNLSWSQVLLAANTPMLLKSAMVDGRTDLGVMASGQVAGVIDDLPSCTELVDRIMTEAEETLKSLELLRAAR; from the coding sequence ATGGACACCGCGTTCACCCGGCTCGTCGGGATCCGCCACCCGATCGTGCAAACCGGCATGGGCTGGGTGGCGGGCCCCCGCCTGGTCTCCGCCACGGCGGAGGCGGGCGCACTGGGCGTCCTGGCCTCCGCGACGATGACCCTCGACCAACTGCGGGACGCCGTACGGGAAGTCAGGTCCCGCACGGACGCGCCGTTCGGCGTGAATCTACGGGCCGACGCGGGAGACGCGGGCGACCGGGTGCGGATCATCATCGACGAAGGCGTACGCGTCGCCTCCTTCGCACTGGCCCCCTCACGCGAGCTGATCGCGGAGCTGAAGGAGGCGGGCGTGGTCGTCATCCCCTCCGTCGGGGCGCGCCGGCACGCCGAGAAGGTGGCCGCCTGGGGTGCGGACGCGGTGATCGTGCAGGGCGGTGAGGGCGGCGGGCACACCGGCGAGGTGGCGACGACCGTGCTGCTGCCGCAGGTGGTGGACGCGGTGGACATCCCGGTCGTGGCGGCGGGCGGTTTCCACGACGGGCGGGGGCTGGTGGCCGCGCTGGCGTACGGCGCGGCGGGCGTCGCCATGGGCACGCGTTTCCTGCTGACCTCCGACTCGACGGTCCCGGACGCGGTGAAGGCGCGGTACCTGGCGGCGACGGTCAAGGACGTCACGGTCACGACGGCCGTCGACGGACTCCCGCACCGCATGCTGCGTACGGACTTCGTCGACTCCCTCGAGAAGTCGGGCCGTACGAGGGCTCTCGCTCAGGCCGTCCGCCGGGCGGCCGGCTTCAGGAAGATATCCGGACTCTCCTGGCCTGCCATGATCCGCGACGGCCTCGCGATGAAGCACGGCAAGAACCTGTCCTGGAGCCAGGTCCTCCTCGCCGCCAACACGCCCATGCTGCTCAAGTCCGCGATGGTGGACGGGCGTACGGACCTCGGGGTGATGGCCTCCGGGCAGGTCGCCGGGGTGATCGACGACCTGCCCTCGTGCACCGAGCTGGTGGACCGGATCATGACCGAGGCCGAGGAGACGTTGAAGTCCTTGGAGCTACTCAGAGCCGCTCGATGA
- a CDS encoding CoA-transferase subunit beta encodes MSPTPAEYCVIACAEAWRHNGEVLASPMGLIPSIGARLAKRTFSPDLLLTDGEAMLVGLDGTPEGWLPYRQHLTMVTGGRRHVMMGASQIDRFGNQNISCVGDWARPKRQLLGVRGGPVNTLNNPTSYWIPKHSTRVFVPKVDMVCGVGYDRAAAAGPSATRFHRIPRVVTDLGVFDFATPDHSMRLASLHPGVTVERVREATGFELYVPDEVPYTREPTPAELELIREVIDPKGARDREVPGAGMIPGAAKTGVPTAGAAEAGGR; translated from the coding sequence GTGAGCCCGACACCGGCCGAGTACTGCGTGATCGCCTGCGCCGAGGCGTGGCGGCACAACGGCGAGGTGCTCGCCAGCCCCATGGGCCTGATCCCGTCCATCGGCGCCCGCCTCGCCAAGCGCACCTTCTCCCCCGATCTGCTGCTGACCGACGGCGAGGCGATGCTCGTCGGCCTCGACGGGACACCGGAGGGCTGGCTGCCGTACCGGCAGCACCTGACGATGGTGACCGGCGGGCGCCGGCACGTGATGATGGGCGCGAGCCAGATCGACCGCTTCGGCAACCAGAACATCTCGTGCGTCGGCGACTGGGCCAGGCCCAAGCGCCAACTGCTCGGCGTGCGCGGCGGGCCGGTCAACACCCTCAACAATCCGACCAGTTACTGGATCCCGAAGCACTCCACGCGCGTCTTCGTCCCGAAGGTCGACATGGTGTGCGGAGTCGGGTACGACCGCGCCGCCGCGGCGGGTCCGAGCGCCACCCGCTTCCACCGCATCCCCCGCGTGGTGACCGACCTCGGCGTCTTCGACTTCGCCACCCCCGACCACTCGATGCGCCTCGCCTCCCTGCATCCGGGCGTCACCGTCGAGCGGGTCAGGGAGGCGACGGGCTTCGAGCTGTACGTCCCCGACGAGGTGCCGTACACCCGCGAACCGACCCCGGCGGAGCTGGAGTTGATCCGCGAGGTCATCGACCCGAAGGGCGCACGGGACCGCGAGGTTCCCGGGGCGGGAATGATTCCCGGGGCCGCCAAGACCGGGGTCCCAACGGCCGGGGCCGCCGAAGCCGGGGGCCGCTGA
- a CDS encoding CoA transferase subunit A, which produces MSDKTMSAQEAVGRLESGMTLGIGGWGSRRKPMALVRALLRSGITDLTVVSYGGPDVGLLAAAGRIRKLVTAFVTLDSIPLEPHYRAARESGAFELMEVDEAMFMWGLHAAANRLPFLPVRAGLGSDVMRVNPGLRTVTSPYADELSGVREEFVAMPALRLDAALVHMNRADRLGNGQYLGPDPYFDDLFCEAADAAYVSCERVVDTAELTKEAAPQTLLLKRSSVTGVVEAPNGAHFTSCAPDHGRDEAFQKLYATTPYAEFAERFLGGDEHAYQSAVQAWQKEQHQ; this is translated from the coding sequence GTGAGCGACAAGACCATGTCGGCCCAGGAGGCCGTGGGCCGCCTGGAGAGCGGGATGACCCTCGGCATCGGCGGCTGGGGTTCGCGCCGCAAGCCGATGGCCCTGGTGAGAGCACTGCTCCGGTCCGGGATCACCGATCTCACCGTCGTCTCGTACGGCGGCCCGGACGTGGGCCTCCTCGCCGCCGCCGGGCGGATACGGAAGCTGGTGACCGCCTTCGTCACCCTCGACTCGATCCCGCTCGAACCGCACTACCGCGCGGCGCGCGAGAGCGGCGCCTTCGAGCTGATGGAGGTCGACGAGGCGATGTTCATGTGGGGGCTGCACGCCGCCGCGAACCGGCTGCCCTTCCTGCCGGTGCGCGCCGGACTCGGCTCCGACGTGATGCGGGTCAACCCCGGGCTGCGGACGGTCACTTCGCCTTACGCCGATGAACTCTCCGGCGTCAGGGAGGAGTTCGTCGCCATGCCCGCCCTACGGCTGGACGCGGCCCTGGTCCACATGAACCGCGCGGACCGGCTCGGCAACGGCCAGTACCTGGGCCCGGACCCGTACTTCGACGACCTGTTCTGCGAGGCGGCGGACGCGGCGTACGTCTCCTGCGAGCGGGTGGTCGACACGGCGGAGCTGACCAAGGAGGCCGCGCCGCAGACCCTGCTGCTCAAGCGGTCGAGCGTGACGGGTGTCGTCGAGGCGCCGAACGGCGCGCACTTCACGTCCTGCGCGCCGGACCACGGACGCGACGAGGCCTTCCAGAAGCTGTACGCGACCACGCCGTACGCGGAGTTCGCCGAGCGGTTCCTCGGCGGCGACGAGCACGCCTACCAGAGCGCCGTCCAGGCCTGGCAGAAGGAGCAGCACCAGTGA
- a CDS encoding enoyl-CoA hydratase family protein, producing MGVSTSTPEKGISVVTVDFPPVNALPVRGWFDLADAVRAAGRDPGIRCVVLTAEGRGFNAGVDIKEIQRDTTGGTQGHDVLIGANRGCFEAFAAVYECEVPVVAAVQGFCLGGGIGLVGNADAIVASDDATFGLPELDRGALGAATHLARLVPRHLMRVLYYTSRTATAAELHAHGSVWQVVPRAELRAAALELAREIAAKDGRLVRLAKAAINGIDPVDVRRSYRFEQGFTYEAALSGVADRVRDSFGKEATQ from the coding sequence ATGGGTGTCTCCACCTCGACCCCGGAAAAGGGGATCTCCGTCGTCACGGTCGACTTCCCGCCGGTGAACGCACTGCCGGTGCGGGGCTGGTTCGACCTGGCCGACGCCGTCCGCGCGGCCGGCCGCGACCCGGGGATCCGCTGTGTCGTGCTGACCGCCGAGGGCCGCGGTTTCAACGCTGGCGTGGACATCAAGGAGATACAGCGGGACACCACCGGCGGTACGCAAGGTCATGACGTGCTCATAGGCGCGAACCGCGGCTGCTTCGAGGCGTTCGCGGCGGTGTACGAGTGCGAGGTGCCGGTGGTCGCGGCGGTGCAGGGCTTCTGTCTGGGCGGCGGGATAGGCCTCGTCGGCAACGCGGACGCGATCGTGGCGAGCGACGACGCCACCTTCGGGCTGCCCGAGCTGGACCGGGGGGCACTGGGCGCGGCCACCCATCTGGCCCGTCTGGTCCCGCGGCACCTGATGCGCGTCCTCTACTACACCTCCCGCACCGCGACCGCGGCCGAGCTGCACGCGCACGGCTCGGTGTGGCAGGTCGTGCCGCGCGCCGAACTGCGCGCGGCCGCCCTGGAGCTGGCCCGCGAGATCGCCGCGAAGGACGGCCGTCTCGTCCGGCTCGCCAAGGCCGCCATCAACGGCATCGACCCCGTCGACGTACGCCGCAGCTACCGCTTCGAGCAGGGCTTCACCTACGAGGCCGCTCTCAGCGGGGTGGCCGACCGCGTTCGCGATAGCTTCGGCAAGGAGGCCACTCAGTGA
- a CDS encoding SDR family oxidoreductase, producing MDLGGRTVVVTGGTRGVGAGIARAFARAGADVVVCARRPPEVPVEGVGFASVDLRDPPAVRDFFDALPRVDVLVNNAGGSPYLPLAEPDAERHARVIELNLIAPLTASLAAHRHLRRAKGAVVMIGSVSGTRPSPGTAAYGAAKAGLENLARSMAVEWAPDVRVNTLVVGMVRTERSHLHYGDEDAVAAVARTVPLGRLAEPYDVGEAAVFLASDAAAYISGASLLVHGGGERPAFLDAATANKES from the coding sequence GTGGATCTCGGCGGCAGGACCGTCGTCGTCACGGGCGGCACCCGCGGGGTCGGGGCCGGGATCGCGCGGGCCTTCGCACGGGCGGGCGCCGACGTAGTGGTCTGCGCGCGCAGGCCGCCCGAAGTGCCGGTCGAGGGTGTCGGGTTCGCGTCCGTGGATCTGCGCGACCCGCCCGCCGTCCGCGACTTCTTCGACGCCCTGCCCCGGGTCGACGTCCTGGTCAACAATGCGGGCGGTTCCCCATACCTGCCGCTCGCGGAGCCGGACGCCGAACGCCACGCGCGGGTGATCGAGCTCAACCTCATCGCGCCGCTGACCGCCTCCCTCGCCGCGCACCGCCATCTCCGGCGGGCCAAGGGGGCGGTCGTGATGATCGGCAGCGTGAGCGGGACGCGGCCCTCGCCCGGCACGGCGGCGTACGGGGCGGCCAAGGCGGGCCTGGAGAACCTGGCCCGTTCGATGGCCGTCGAGTGGGCCCCCGATGTCCGGGTCAACACCCTCGTCGTCGGCATGGTCCGCACCGAACGGTCGCACCTGCACTACGGGGACGAGGACGCGGTCGCCGCCGTCGCGCGGACCGTGCCGCTGGGCCGCCTCGCCGAGCCGTACGACGTCGGAGAGGCCGCCGTCTTCCTCGCCTCCGACGCCGCCGCGTACATCAGCGGGGCCTCGCTGCTCGTCCACGGGGGCGGGGAGCGGCCGGCCTTCCTCGATGCCGCGACCGCCAACAAGGAGAGCTGA
- a CDS encoding SDR family oxidoreductase, whose translation MSAPLLCEGRVVVVTGAGRGLGRAHALAYAAEGARVVVNDLGVGLDGAPGSGSPAVQVVDEIRSAGGVAVAHGGDVATTEGAASLVRAALETYGRLDTLVNNAGFLRDRMLVNLDEDDWDAVMRVHLKGHFLPLKHAASYWRAEAKAGRPPVARVVNTSSGAGLLGSVGQGNYSAAKAGIVGLTLVAAAELGRYGVQVNAIAPAARTRMTEGAFASTMAAPEGGGGFDAMAPENVSPLVVWLGSAASAGVTGRVFEAEGGRITVMEGWRAGPGVDKGARWTPAEAGDAAVKLLAGAEVPGAVYGAG comes from the coding sequence ATGAGTGCACCGTTGCTGTGTGAGGGCCGGGTCGTCGTCGTCACGGGTGCGGGCCGCGGGCTCGGCCGGGCGCACGCGCTCGCGTACGCCGCCGAGGGGGCGCGGGTCGTTGTCAACGACCTCGGGGTCGGTCTCGACGGCGCGCCCGGTTCCGGGTCTCCCGCCGTGCAGGTCGTCGACGAGATCCGCTCGGCGGGCGGGGTGGCGGTGGCCCACGGGGGCGACGTCGCGACGACCGAGGGTGCCGCGTCCCTCGTGCGCGCCGCGCTGGAGACGTACGGGCGCCTCGACACCCTCGTCAACAACGCGGGGTTCCTGCGCGACCGGATGCTGGTCAATCTCGACGAGGACGACTGGGACGCCGTGATGCGGGTCCATCTCAAGGGGCACTTCCTGCCGTTGAAGCATGCGGCGTCGTACTGGCGGGCGGAGGCCAAGGCCGGGCGTCCGCCTGTCGCCCGGGTGGTCAACACCAGTAGCGGGGCGGGGTTGTTGGGGTCTGTCGGGCAGGGGAACTACAGCGCTGCGAAGGCCGGGATCGTGGGGCTGACGCTTGTCGCCGCCGCCGAGTTGGGGCGGTACGGGGTTCAGGTCAACGCGATCGCGCCTGCCGCGCGGACGCGGATGACGGAGGGGGCGTTCGCGTCGACGATGGCCGCGCCTGAGGGTGGCGGGGGCTTCGACGCGATGGCACCGGAGAACGTGTCTCCGTTGGTGGTGTGGCTCGGGTCCGCGGCGAGTGCCGGGGTCACCGGGCGGGTCTTCGAGGCGGAGGGTGGGCGGATCACTGTGATGGAGGGGTGGCGGGCGGGGCCGGGTGTGGACAAGGGGGCGCGGTGGACTCCGGCCGAGGCGGGGGATGCGGCGGTGAAGTTGTTGGCGGGGGCGGAGGTGCCGGGGGCGGTGTACGGGGCGGGGTGA
- a CDS encoding ankyrin repeat domain-containing protein, translating to MSTNDPTALLFTAVYEGDEDAVVRLLRSGADPESVDEDGQTVLYLAAVSDQPDIVRLLLAAGAAPDRLSAGSDAPLCGAACGGHTEVVRALLAAGAGPDTVEEFGFTALAWALRCGHVAVAEALLAGGADPDRPGPSGELPLVAAARRGSPGCVRALLAHGARSRSEALAEARRWLALDVEAELRAGLEQAYGPGRRSVTHRHPADGGVIIEVQLLDTQGNPTAGNDQQTGHAEIATLLGG from the coding sequence ATGAGCACGAACGACCCCACGGCGCTTCTCTTCACCGCTGTGTACGAGGGTGACGAGGACGCGGTCGTACGGCTGCTGCGCTCCGGCGCGGATCCGGAGTCCGTGGACGAGGACGGCCAGACGGTGCTGTACCTGGCGGCGGTGAGCGACCAGCCCGACATCGTACGGCTGCTGCTTGCGGCCGGCGCCGCGCCCGACCGGCTCAGCGCGGGCTCCGACGCTCCGCTGTGCGGGGCGGCGTGCGGCGGGCACACCGAGGTCGTACGGGCCCTGCTCGCGGCCGGGGCCGGTCCCGACACCGTGGAGGAGTTCGGGTTCACGGCGCTGGCGTGGGCGTTGCGGTGCGGCCATGTCGCCGTGGCGGAGGCCCTTCTCGCGGGCGGCGCGGATCCGGACCGGCCCGGGCCGAGCGGCGAGCTCCCGCTGGTCGCGGCCGCGCGGCGGGGGTCGCCCGGCTGCGTGCGCGCCCTCCTCGCGCACGGCGCGCGGTCCCGCTCCGAGGCCCTCGCGGAGGCGCGCCGCTGGCTGGCCCTCGACGTCGAGGCCGAACTCCGCGCGGGCCTCGAGCAGGCCTACGGCCCCGGCCGCCGCTCCGTCACCCACCGCCACCCGGCGGACGGCGGCGTCATCATCGAGGTCCAACTCCTCGACACGCAAGGCAACCCGACGGCGGGCAACGACCAGCAGACGGGGCATGCGGAGATAGCCACGCTGCTCGGCGGGTGA
- a CDS encoding trypsin-like serine protease, which yields MKRFTGVKRALAIGAVLLAAVSLQPLSSAQAAPAPVVGGTRAAQGEFPFMVRLSMGCGGALYTQQIVLTAAHCVSGTGANTSITATAGVVDLQSTTGRVQVKSTYVYRAPGYNGNGKDWALIKLASPITTQSTLKIATTTQYNTGTFTIAGWGSASEGGAQQRYMLKATVPFVSDATCRSYSGYSGLVASDEICAGYAAGGVDTCQGDSGGPMFRRDSANAWIQVGIVSWGIGCARANAPGVYSEVSTFASAIAAAAATL from the coding sequence CTGAAGAGATTCACCGGCGTCAAGAGAGCGCTCGCCATCGGCGCCGTCCTTCTCGCGGCCGTCTCGCTCCAGCCCCTCTCCAGCGCGCAGGCCGCGCCCGCGCCCGTCGTCGGCGGAACCCGCGCCGCGCAGGGCGAGTTCCCCTTCATGGTCCGGCTCTCCATGGGCTGCGGCGGCGCGCTCTACACGCAGCAGATCGTGCTCACCGCCGCGCACTGTGTGAGCGGCACCGGCGCCAACACCAGCATCACCGCCACCGCCGGTGTTGTCGACCTCCAGTCCACCACCGGCCGGGTCCAGGTCAAGTCCACCTACGTTTACCGGGCCCCCGGCTACAACGGCAACGGCAAGGACTGGGCGCTCATCAAGCTCGCCTCGCCCATCACCACCCAGTCGACGCTGAAGATCGCCACCACCACGCAGTACAACACCGGCACCTTCACCATCGCGGGCTGGGGCTCGGCCTCCGAGGGCGGCGCCCAGCAGCGCTACATGCTGAAGGCCACCGTGCCGTTCGTCAGTGACGCCACGTGTCGTTCCTACAGTGGCTACAGCGGCCTCGTCGCGAGCGACGAGATCTGCGCCGGCTACGCGGCGGGCGGCGTCGACACCTGCCAGGGCGACTCCGGCGGCCCGATGTTCCGCCGGGACAGCGCCAACGCCTGGATCCAGGTCGGCATCGTCAGCTGGGGCATCGGCTGCGCCCGCGCCAACGCCCCCGGCGTCTACTCCGAGGTCTCGACGTTCGCATCGGCCATAGCCGCCGCGGCGGCAACGCTCTGA
- a CDS encoding beta-galactosidase family protein, translated as MSEFTVGDTDFLLDGRPVRLLSGALHYFRVREELWEHRLGMLRAMGLNCVETYVPWNLHEPRPGDFRDVEQLGRFLDAAGRAGLWAIVRPGPYICAEWDNGGLPHWLTGRPRTRDAEYLQQVERWFGRLLPEIVPRQIDRGGPVLMVQVENEYGSYGSDRVYLRRLADLLRDRGVTVPLFTSDGPEDHMLTGGSIPGVLATANFGSHARVAFETLRRHQPQGPLMCMEFWCGWFDHWGAGHVVRDPDDAAQALREILECGASVNLYMAHGGTNFAGWAGANRGGGALHDGSLEPDVTSYDYDAPIDELGRPTEKFWRFREILAEYADGPLPDVPPAPPALAEPVALDLDAWASLDDVLRTLGGPGDEYPVPPTFEELDVDQGLVKYEVTVPGPRQPYPLTLRGLRDLAVVYVDGAAAGVLTEDDARLKEPVAGHSRVELWVESLGRVNYGPRSGEPKGVTGGILHERQYLHGVRAQGLRLDAVDDVGPVPFGELPADGSRGLYRGTFTVRGAGDAFLELPGWTRGFVWINGFNLGRYWSVGPQRSLYVPGPVLREGLNEVWVLELQEAPRLPEPSSSPVLRGPDRG; from the coding sequence ATGAGCGAGTTCACGGTGGGGGACACGGATTTTCTGCTGGACGGGCGGCCGGTGCGGCTGCTGTCCGGCGCGCTGCACTACTTCCGGGTGCGCGAGGAGCTGTGGGAGCACCGGCTCGGGATGCTGCGGGCGATGGGGCTCAACTGCGTGGAGACGTACGTTCCGTGGAATCTGCACGAGCCGCGGCCCGGCGACTTCCGCGACGTGGAGCAGCTGGGGCGTTTCCTGGACGCGGCCGGACGGGCGGGCCTGTGGGCGATCGTGCGTCCGGGCCCGTACATCTGCGCGGAGTGGGACAACGGCGGGCTGCCGCACTGGCTGACGGGCCGGCCGCGGACCCGGGACGCGGAGTATCTGCAGCAGGTGGAGCGCTGGTTCGGCCGGCTGCTGCCCGAGATCGTGCCCCGGCAGATCGACCGGGGCGGCCCGGTGCTCATGGTGCAGGTCGAGAACGAGTACGGCAGCTACGGCTCGGACCGGGTGTATCTGCGCCGGCTGGCCGACCTGCTGCGTGACAGGGGCGTGACCGTCCCGCTGTTCACCTCGGACGGCCCCGAGGACCACATGCTCACCGGCGGCTCGATTCCGGGAGTCCTCGCGACCGCCAATTTCGGCTCCCACGCGCGCGTGGCCTTCGAGACGCTGCGCCGTCACCAGCCCCAGGGGCCGCTGATGTGCATGGAGTTCTGGTGCGGCTGGTTCGACCACTGGGGCGCCGGTCATGTCGTACGGGATCCGGACGACGCGGCCCAGGCGCTGCGGGAGATCCTGGAGTGCGGTGCGTCGGTCAACCTCTACATGGCGCACGGGGGGACGAACTTCGCGGGCTGGGCGGGCGCCAACCGGGGCGGCGGCGCACTGCACGACGGCTCCCTGGAGCCCGACGTCACCTCCTACGACTACGACGCGCCCATCGACGAACTCGGGCGGCCCACCGAGAAGTTCTGGCGCTTCCGGGAGATCCTCGCCGAGTACGCGGACGGCCCGCTGCCCGACGTACCGCCGGCGCCCCCGGCGCTCGCCGAGCCCGTGGCACTGGACCTCGACGCATGGGCCTCCCTGGACGACGTACTGCGGACGCTTGGCGGCCCCGGGGACGAGTACCCCGTACCGCCGACCTTCGAGGAACTGGACGTCGACCAGGGGCTCGTCAAGTATGAGGTGACCGTGCCCGGCCCCCGGCAGCCGTACCCGCTCACCCTGCGCGGGCTGCGGGACCTGGCGGTGGTGTACGTCGACGGGGCGGCGGCCGGGGTGCTGACCGAGGACGACGCACGGCTCAAGGAGCCCGTCGCGGGGCACTCGCGCGTGGAGCTGTGGGTGGAGTCCCTGGGGAGGGTCAACTACGGTCCGCGCAGCGGCGAGCCGAAGGGCGTCACCGGAGGCATCCTGCACGAGCGGCAGTATCTGCACGGGGTGCGGGCGCAGGGTCTGCGGCTGGACGCGGTGGACGACGTCGGCCCGGTCCCCTTCGGCGAACTCCCCGCGGACGGCTCCCGCGGCCTGTACCGGGGCACCTTCACGGTACGCGGCGCGGGGGACGCCTTCCTCGAACTCCCGGGCTGGACCAGGGGGTTCGTGTGGATCAACGGGTTCAATCTGGGCCGCTACTGGTCCGTGGGCCCGCAGCGCTCGCTGTACGTCCCCGGTCCTGTGCTGCGCGAGGGCCTCAACGAGGTGTGGGTGCTGGAACTTCAGGAGGCTCCGCGGCTTCCCGAGCCTTCGTCTTCGCCGGTGTTGCGCGGGCCGGACCGGGGCTGA
- a CDS encoding helix-turn-helix domain-containing protein, translated as MYHTWMRYFTPGPVHHRLGLVCLGVGLQYGELPTVGPRTLDHHVAVVIGEGGGWYRTPDRHRLTVTAPALIWLVPGVPHHYGPDSGWDECFVDFTGPATATYTELGYIEPDRPVVPLSDAAGARAVIGRIARAARRDNPLLEVETGAAVHELLVALRRARADLAPDGSPVLQALARDAFQPLSVAEHAARHGMTPAELRTAVRRAAGRSPKDYLLGIRLGRAKELLAATDLPVAAVARQVGYDDPAYFSRLFTRRVGMAPVRFREQQGRTVPGGWSDRIPDPDDPPMIERSPAT; from the coding sequence ATGTACCACACCTGGATGCGCTATTTCACCCCCGGTCCCGTGCATCACCGGCTCGGTCTCGTCTGCCTCGGCGTCGGCCTCCAGTACGGCGAGCTGCCCACCGTCGGGCCCCGCACCCTCGACCACCACGTGGCCGTCGTGATCGGCGAGGGCGGCGGCTGGTACCGGACACCCGACAGGCACCGCCTCACCGTCACCGCGCCCGCCCTGATCTGGCTGGTCCCCGGGGTACCGCACCACTACGGGCCCGACTCCGGCTGGGACGAGTGCTTCGTCGACTTCACCGGGCCCGCGACGGCGACGTACACCGAACTCGGCTACATCGAACCGGACCGGCCCGTCGTGCCCCTCTCCGACGCCGCCGGCGCCCGCGCCGTCATCGGCCGCATCGCCCGCGCCGCCCGCCGCGACAACCCCCTCCTGGAGGTCGAGACGGGTGCCGCCGTCCACGAACTCCTCGTCGCGCTGCGCCGCGCCCGCGCCGATCTCGCCCCCGACGGCTCCCCGGTCCTGCAAGCCCTCGCCCGCGACGCGTTCCAGCCACTGTCCGTCGCCGAGCACGCGGCCCGGCACGGCATGACCCCCGCCGAACTGCGCACCGCCGTCCGCCGCGCCGCCGGACGCAGCCCCAAGGACTACCTCCTCGGCATCCGCCTGGGCCGCGCCAAGGAGCTGCTAGCCGCCACCGATCTCCCCGTCGCCGCGGTCGCCCGACAGGTGGGCTACGACGATCCCGCCTACTTCTCCCGCCTGTTCACCCGACGCGTCGGCATGGCACCCGTCCGCTTCCGGGAACAGCAGGGCCGTACGGTGCCCGGCGGCTGGAGCGACCGGATACCTGACCCCGACGATCCACCCATGATCGAGCGTTCGCCCGCCACATAG
- a CDS encoding chorismate mutase gives MTNSNTNEATAGAGPRVDPAVRAELDRLRDSIDNIDAAVVHMLAERFKCTQQVGHLKAAHQLPPADPSREAHQIARLRRLAENAKLDPAFAEKLLNFIIAEVIRHHERIADGTVDTIADTGE, from the coding sequence ATGACCAACAGCAACACCAACGAGGCGACCGCCGGCGCGGGCCCCCGGGTCGACCCGGCCGTCCGCGCCGAACTCGACCGGCTGCGCGACAGCATCGACAACATCGACGCCGCCGTCGTCCACATGCTCGCCGAGCGCTTCAAGTGCACGCAGCAGGTCGGCCACCTCAAGGCCGCCCATCAACTGCCGCCCGCCGACCCGTCCCGCGAGGCCCACCAGATCGCCCGGCTGCGCAGACTCGCCGAGAACGCCAAGCTGGATCCGGCCTTCGCCGAAAAATTGCTCAATTTCATCATCGCCGAGGTCATCCGGCACCACGAGCGCATCGCGGACGGCACTGTCGACACCATCGCCGACACGGGGGAGTGA
- a CDS encoding two-component system response regulator, whose protein sequence is MPSDAKILIVDDHEDTLYALESALAPLGYLLSRATSGDEALKEVLRGQVGLLVLDVRMPGVSGLDVVRYMRRVGQTQHIPIILVTGFGPDAELTATAFGLGVADLVMKPIDPWALRTKVRYLYDTHQRYQSLEREVRELRALVKEHTPDPALAHPDTRVPLQREARHGKLRQDRTS, encoded by the coding sequence ATGCCTTCGGACGCCAAGATCCTCATCGTCGACGACCATGAGGACACGCTGTACGCCCTGGAGAGCGCCCTGGCCCCGCTGGGTTACCTCCTGTCACGGGCGACCAGCGGCGACGAGGCGCTCAAGGAAGTCCTGCGCGGCCAGGTCGGACTGCTCGTCCTCGACGTGCGCATGCCCGGCGTCAGCGGCCTCGACGTCGTGCGCTACATGCGGCGCGTGGGACAGACCCAGCACATCCCCATCATCCTGGTCACCGGCTTCGGCCCCGACGCCGAACTGACCGCCACCGCCTTCGGCCTCGGCGTCGCCGACCTCGTCATGAAACCCATCGACCCCTGGGCCCTGCGCACCAAGGTCCGCTACCTGTACGACACCCACCAGCGCTACCAGAGCCTGGAACGCGAAGTGCGCGAACTGCGCGCCCTGGTCAAGGAACACACCCCGGACCCCGCCCTCGCGCACCCCGACACCCGCGTGCCCCTCCAGCGCGAGGCCCGCCACGGGAAGCTGAGGCAGGACCGGACCTCCTAG